The Treponema sp. Marseille-Q3903 genomic interval TGTCTATCAGGCGATGTATGCTGTTTTTGATAAAGGGCATCTAAACTGGAGCTTTTCAAATTTTTTTGATGTCGATGTTGAAAATGTTTCTAAAGATGTTGTCCTAAACGGTGTTTCAAAAATAATTCCGGACAAATGGAGTTTGCACACGCTCTCTTACGACAGCGAGACTGGCGAACTTTCATATAAAGTAAACGGCATTACAGAGGCTATAAAATACGTAACTTCAAACGGACGCGAAGACGGTCAAAATTTTCTTGTAAAACTCGGAACTCCGTCGGAGATTCATTTTTGCAGCGAATATACAGGGAAAATCGATGATATAAGGATTATGAGAGTTCCTTATTCTCAATCTGACTTCAAATCGGCAGATAACGCCGGTTCTCTTGACCATGCACAGTATCTTCCTGAGGGCGGACGTTTTGTGACAAAACCTATAATTGTTTCAAAAGACTCAACTTTAGATTATTTGAAAGCTGAGATGAATGTTCCTGAGCAGACTGATGTTAATTATTTTGTCCGTTCAGGAGACAATTTTTATGGTTGGACAGACACTTATCCTGAATGGAAACATGTAGAAAGCGGTGAAAAAATTACCGGGATCACAGGGCTTTATTTTCAGGTCGCTGCGGATCTGATGCCTGATGGAAACTGCGCAAAAACTCCTTCAATCACGTCAATCACTCTGGAATTTACAGAGCTGCCTGAGCCGCTTCCGCCGTTTATCGTAAAAGCTGTCGCAGGCGATGGAAGTGTCACAATCTCGTGGAATTATTCGGTAGATGACACCGCCGGAGGTTATTACCTTTATTATGGTACGCGACCGGGAGAATATCTTGGAAGAATGGCGATAGAAGGCGAATCGCCTATTAACGTTGGCAACGTAACTTCGTATACTGTAACAGGGCTTGAAAACGGAAAAATTTATTATTTTGCCGTCGCTGCCTGGTCATCTTATGATATGAGAGTTGTTGGGAATATTTCAAAAGAAGTATTTGCGAGACCCCGTGCACGTTTGAAGAAGTAGGGAAAAAATATGGAAAAGAGTTTGATTTTAACGAAAGCACAAAACGCTGCTACTGCACATGATTGGTTATCCGCCGCCCGTTTTTACAAAGAACTGCTTAAGGAAGACGGCAATAATGAAGAATACTTGAATGCGATAGGAAGTATTTATTCAAGAGCCGGCGAAGATGTAAAGGCAATTCCTTATTACGAACGAATAATCAACAATAATCCTAAAAATTTTGATGCGATGATAAGTCTTGGCGGAATATATCGCCGATTAGAGCGCTACAACGATGCTGTAAATATTCTTTTAAAGGCATTGAATGTAGGCGGAAACGTTGCAGATATTGAGTACAATCTCGGCTTTACATATAAAGAGATGGGCGACTATCAGGATGCTGTTG includes:
- a CDS encoding fibronectin type III domain-containing protein — its product is MVRNYIKKRVIFTALCLISAVFMFSSLSAKTYVLGGKKGWQDFAKQENVTTGKGRYGYDSIELASNSFKADQFTDLIIDFENPENPISDGDYQIVQNNLKIADDTINERHAGLSRNMGGLSIFGKPGTYFGSEGFMGSFSIEFWLCPSLAENGETIINWESSKNEDGQLVYQAMYAVFDKGHLNWSFSNFFDVDVENVSKDVVLNGVSKIIPDKWSLHTLSYDSETGELSYKVNGITEAIKYVTSNGREDGQNFLVKLGTPSEIHFCSEYTGKIDDIRIMRVPYSQSDFKSADNAGSLDHAQYLPEGGRFVTKPIIVSKDSTLDYLKAEMNVPEQTDVNYFVRSGDNFYGWTDTYPEWKHVESGEKITGITGLYFQVAADLMPDGNCAKTPSITSITLEFTELPEPLPPFIVKAVAGDGSVTISWNYSVDDTAGGYYLYYGTRPGEYLGRMAIEGESPINVGNVTSYTVTGLENGKIYYFAVAAWSSYDMRVVGNISKEVFARPRARLKK